The Impatiens glandulifera chromosome 3, dImpGla2.1, whole genome shotgun sequence genome contains a region encoding:
- the LOC124929010 gene encoding acyl-coenzyme A oxidase 2, peroxisomal-like produces MDSHIRNQLLSTGDEEDSGDSIVVRRIQRLSLHLNPNIISDHEQSTSNIMNIMDTLSCASFKSTTKRPLSDYMRGKYVVDLQERILEHFNSRPDLQTPSIGISMDDHRELCYRQLMSLIKEAGIKPLRYITEDVEKYLAILEAVGTIDMSLAIMIGKITIFLCSLWGGSVVNLGTKKHHEKYFEGIDNLEYMGCFAMTELHHGSNVQGLQTTALFDPITDEFIIDTPNDGAIKWWIGNAALHGKFASVFARLLLPTYDDDKGVSDMGVHAFIVPIRDLETHQTLPGIEIHDCGQKIGLNGIDNGALRFRSVRIPRENLLNRMGDVSRDGKYTSGIPTVSKRFAATLGELVGGRVGLTFYSVSVLKVVCTIAIRYSFFLQQFGPPKKPEMLILDYHSHRQHRLMPMLASAYAFHFAAKSLIGKYSYMKKFQDDKEIGDIHSLSSGLKAYITTYTAKALSVCRESCSGHGYGYAAVNRFGSLRNDHDVFQTFEGDNTVLLQQVAGDLLKQYQEKFQGGTISVSWNYLKESMSSYLSQPNPVTSRWESADHLRDPKFQLDAFSYRTSRLLQTAAVRLQKHSKKLGGFGAWNRCLNHLLTLSESHIETVILTKFIEAVQSCPDENSRAGLKLVCDLYALDRIWNDIGTYRNIDYVAPNKAKVKTNKKMIFQIPSFVKLIYIIYCVCCR; encoded by the exons ATGGATTCTCACATACGCAATCAATTATTATCGACCGGCGACGAGGAAGATTCCGGCGACTCCATTGTCGTCCGGCGAATCCAGCGACTGTCCTTGCACCTAAATCCAAATATTATCTCTGATCACGAGCAGTCGACGTCCAATATCATGAATATCATGGATACGCTATCGTGCGCCTCCTTCAAGAGTACTACAAAGCGGCCTCTCTCGGATTACATGAGAGGAAAGTATGTCGTAGATTTACAGGAGAGGATTTTGGAGCACTTCAATTCTCGGCCTGATCTTCAAACTCCATCAATTGGAATTTCTATGGATGATCATCGTGAGCTCTGTTACCGACAGCTTATGAGTTTGATCAAAGAAGCTGGAATCAAGCCTTTACGTTACATCACTGAAGATGTAGAGAAATATCTTGCAATTCTTGAAGCTGTTGGAACCATCGATATGTCTCTTGCGATCATGATTGGC AAAATCACTATATTTTTGTGCAGTTTATGGGGAGGTTCGGTTGTCAACTTGGGAACTAAAAAGCATCATGAAAAGTACTTTGAAGGAATCGACAATTTGGAGTATATGGGTTGTTTTGCCATGACTGAACTTCATCATG GTTCAAATGTTCAAGGGCTTCAAACAACAGCTCTGTTCGATCCAATCACAGACGAGTTCATAATCGACACACCCAACGACGGAGCGATCAAATGGTGGATTGGAAACGCCGCTCTTCACGGGAAATTCGCTTCAGTATTCGCAAGGCTGTTACTACCAACTTACGACGACGACAAAGGGGTATCCGACATGGGTGTTCACGCTTTCATCGTTCCAATAAGAGATCTCGAGACCCACCAAACACTCCCCGGAATAGAAATACACGACTGCGGCCAAAAAATCGGCCTGAACGGAATAGATAACGGAGCCTTGAGGTTCCGTTCTGTCAGGATTCCGAGAGAAAATCTTCTGAATAGGATGGGAGACGTTAGTCGTGATGGAAAATACACTAGCGGAATTCCAACCGTTAGTAAGCGTTTTGCAGCCACACTAGGCGAGCTTGTGGGTGGAAGGGTCGGACTCACTTTTTATTCTGTCAGCGTTTTGAAGGTAGTTTGTACGATCGCGATTCGATACTCATTCTTTCTTCAGCAGTTTGGTCCTCCGAAGAAGCCTGAAATGTTGATTCTTGATTATCATTCTCATCGACAACACAGACTTATGCCGATGCTGGCTTCTGCTTATGCTTTCCATTTCGCTGCTAAGTCATTGATAGGGAAGTACTCGTATATGAAGAAATTTCAAGATGATAAAGAAATTGGCGACATTCATTCACTCTCGTCGGGATTGAAAGCTTATATCACCACTTATACAGCTAAGGCGTTGAGTGTTTGTAGGGAGTCTTGTAGTGGCCATGGATATGGATATGCTGCTGTAAATCGTTTCGGTAGCTTGAGGAATGATCACGATGTTTTCCAGACTTTTGAAGGAGATAATACTGTGCTGCTTCAACAG GTAGCTGGAGATCTTTTGAAGCAATATCAAGAGAAATTCCAAGGCGGGACGATCTCTGTTTCTTGGAACTATCTGAAGGAGTCGATGAGTTCTTATCTCTCCCAACCGAATCCAGTCACCTCTCGTTGGGAGAGTGCAGACCATTTACGCGATCCAAAATTCCAGTTGGATGCCTTTAGC TATCGAACATCTCGATTGCTTCAAACAGCTGCAGTACGTCTTCAAAAGCATTCCAAGAAACTAGGAGGTTTCGGGGCTTGGAATCGATGTTTAAATCATCTCTTAACTCTATCTGAATCCCATATAGAAACTGTCATCCTTACAAAGTTCATCGAAGCAGTTCAGAG CTGTCCTGATGAAAATAGTCGAGCTGGTCTGAAACTGGTTTGTGACCTATATGCATTGGACCGAATCTGGAACGACATAGGAACTTATAGGAACATAGATTATGTGGCTCCAAACAAAGCTAAggttaaaacaaacaaaaaaatgatattCCAAATTCCAAGTTTTGTGAAactgatatatattatttattgtgtTTGTTGCAGGTAA
- the LOC124929456 gene encoding glycylpeptide N-tetradecanoyltransferase 1 has translation MVDNKSSTDPLAEDQISNTDGNLPSESEASIDALARRVQESISLGKRHTFWETQPVGQFKDLGDPRLPEGPIEPPTPLSEVKQDPYNLPAQYEWITCDMDSNEMCSEVYTLLTNNYVEDDENMFRFNYSKEFLQWALRPPGYFKSWHIGVRAKSSKKLVAFITGIPARIRVRETVVLMAEINFLCVHKKLRSKRLAPVMIKEVTRRVHLENIWQAAYTAGVVLPTPISTCQYWHRSLNPKKLIDVGFSRLGPRMTMSRTIKLYKLPESTVTPGFRKMELHDVPAVTRLLRDYLSQFMGAPDFDENDVEHWLLPKENVVESWLVESPETHEITDFCSFYTLPSSILGNQNYTNLKAAYSYYNVSTKTPLLQLMNDALIVAKRNDYDVFNALDVMENELFLKELKFGPGDGKLHYYLYNYRVNHVLSPSELGLVLL, from the coding sequence ATGGTTGATAACAAGTCTTCAACTGATCCTCTGGCCGAGGACCAAATCTCCAACACCGATGGGAATTTGCCTTCAGAAAGTGAAGCCTCAATTGATGCCTTAGCTAGGAGAGTTCAGGAATCAATTTCTCTCGGTAAGCGTCACACATTTTGGGAAACACAACCTGTCGGGCAGTTCAAGGATCTCGGTGACCCAAGACTTCCCGAAGGACCAATCGAACCCCCAACTCCACTATCTGAAGTCAAACAAGACCCATATAATCTCCCCGCTCAGTACGAATGGATAACTTGTGACATGGACTCCAACGAAATGTGCTCTGAAGTTTACACCCTCCTCACGAACAACTACGTAGAAGATGATGAGAACATGTTCAGGTTCAACTATTCGAAAGAATTCCTTCAGTGGGCTCTACGCCCGCCTGGTTATTTCAAAAGCTGGCACATAGGAGTAAGAGCGAAAAGCTCAAAGAAACTTGTTGCATTCATTACTGGCATCCCTGCAAGAATTCGCGTACGTGAAACTGTGGTTTTAATGGCCGAAATTAATTTCCTATGTGTTCATAAGAAACTTAGGTCAAAACGTCTTGCCCCAGTAATGATTAAGGAAGTCACGAGAAGAGTTCATTTGGAGAATATCTGGCAGGCTGCTTATACTGCAGGCGTTGTTCTTCCTACGCCCATATCCACTTGTCAGTACTGGCATAGATCGTTGAATCCGAAAAAACTAATCGATGTCGGTTTCTCCAGGCTTGGCCCTAGAATGACGATGAGCCGAACTATAAAGCTCTACAAACTGCCTGAATCAACTGTTACTCCTGGTTTTCGAAAAATGGAGCTTCATGATGTTCCTGCTGTTACCCGTTTGCTTCGCGATTATTTAAGCCAGTTTATGGGTGCTCCTGATTTTGATGAGAATGATGTCGAGCATTGGCTACTTCCTAAGGAAAACGTTGTGGAAAGCTGGTTGGTTGAGAGTCCGGAGACTCACGAGATTACTGATTTCTGCAGTTTTTATACGCTCCCTTCTTCGATTTTGGGGAACCAGAATTATACAAACTTGAAGGCTGCGTATTCGTATTACAACGTGTCGACTAAGACTCCTTTGCTTCAGCTGATGAACGATGCTCTTATCGTTGCGAAGAGGAATGATTACGACGTGTTCAATGCGCTGGATGTCATGGAGAATGAATTGTTCTTGAAGGAGCTGAAATTTGGACCTGGAGATGGGAAACTTCattattatctttataattatCGTGTTAACCATGTTCTGAGTCCCTCGGAGCTTGGACTTGTCCTCTTGTAA